From Amycolatopsis sp. cg9, one genomic window encodes:
- a CDS encoding sugar ABC transporter ATP-binding protein yields the protein MTAATEEDVAMTTAPVLEVAGVTKRFPGTLALDDVSFALRPGEVHALVGENGAGKSTLIKVLTGVYQPDEGEVRHLGEPVAFKRPIDAQRAGISTIYQEVNLVPLMSIAGNVFLGREPRTKAGLVDWSKMYADARELLKGYGIDDDVKRPLHTLGVGAQQMVALARAVSTDAKVVIMDEPTSSLEPREVETLFEVLHRLHAEGIAIVYVSHRMDELYRVCESVTVLRDGRVVHSGPLKDLPRIELVSKMLGREIKQIREEGVTAFGEEHDVEREPLLKAEHLSGLRKLHDVSVSIRPGEVVGLAGLLGSGRSETARAIVGAFPLDGGSVLLAGKPLKKGKIKAAMRAGIALLAEDRKSDGIIPNLSVRENIVLAALPTLSPFGIVSKAKQDKVVKIFMDRLRIKAASPEQKVSELSGGNQQKVLLARWLATGPKILLLDEPTRGIDVGAKAEVQALIDELAQEGLGVLLISSELEELIDGSDRVVVLRDGSVVGELTGDRITEENVLTAIAAEADNDV from the coding sequence ATGACGGCAGCCACCGAAGAGGACGTCGCCATGACGACCGCACCGGTGCTCGAGGTGGCCGGGGTGACCAAGCGGTTCCCCGGCACCCTCGCGCTCGACGACGTCAGCTTCGCGCTGCGGCCGGGCGAGGTGCACGCGCTGGTCGGCGAGAACGGCGCCGGCAAGTCCACGCTGATCAAGGTGCTCACCGGCGTCTACCAGCCCGACGAGGGCGAGGTGCGCCACCTCGGCGAGCCGGTGGCGTTCAAGCGCCCGATCGACGCGCAACGCGCCGGGATCTCCACGATCTACCAGGAGGTCAACCTCGTCCCGCTGATGAGCATCGCCGGCAACGTCTTCCTCGGCCGCGAGCCGCGCACCAAGGCGGGGCTCGTCGACTGGTCGAAGATGTACGCCGACGCCCGCGAGCTGCTCAAGGGCTACGGCATCGACGACGACGTCAAGCGCCCGCTGCACACCCTGGGCGTCGGCGCGCAGCAGATGGTCGCGCTCGCCCGCGCGGTCTCGACCGACGCCAAGGTCGTCATCATGGACGAACCGACGTCGTCGCTCGAGCCGCGCGAGGTCGAGACGCTCTTCGAGGTGCTGCACCGGTTGCACGCCGAAGGCATCGCGATCGTCTACGTCAGCCACCGGATGGACGAGCTGTACCGGGTCTGCGAAAGCGTCACCGTGCTGCGCGACGGCCGAGTCGTCCACAGTGGACCGCTCAAGGACCTGCCGCGCATCGAGCTCGTGTCCAAGATGCTCGGCCGGGAGATCAAGCAGATCCGCGAAGAGGGCGTCACGGCGTTCGGCGAGGAGCACGACGTCGAGCGCGAACCGCTGCTCAAGGCGGAGCACCTGTCCGGCCTGCGCAAGCTGCACGACGTTTCGGTGAGCATCCGGCCCGGCGAGGTCGTCGGCCTCGCCGGCCTGCTCGGCTCCGGCCGCAGCGAGACCGCGCGGGCCATCGTCGGGGCGTTCCCCCTCGACGGCGGTTCCGTGCTGCTGGCCGGGAAACCGCTCAAGAAGGGCAAGATCAAGGCCGCCATGCGGGCCGGGATCGCGCTGCTGGCCGAAGACCGCAAGTCCGACGGGATCATCCCGAACCTGTCCGTGCGCGAGAACATCGTGCTCGCCGCGCTGCCGACGCTCTCGCCGTTCGGCATCGTCAGCAAGGCCAAGCAGGACAAGGTCGTCAAGATCTTCATGGACCGCCTGCGGATCAAGGCCGCGAGCCCGGAGCAGAAGGTGTCCGAGCTGTCCGGCGGCAACCAGCAGAAGGTACTGCTCGCCCGCTGGCTCGCCACCGGCCCGAAGATCCTGCTCCTCGACGAACCGACGCGCGGCATCGACGTCGGCGCCAAGGCCGAAGTCCAGGCGCTGATCGACGAACTCGCGCAGGAAGGGCTCGGCGTGCTGCTCATCTCGTCCGAACTGGAAGAGCTGATCGACGGCTCCGACCGCGTGGTCGTGCTGCGCGACGGCTCGGTCGTCGGCGAGCTGACCGGCGACCGCATCACCGAGGAGAACGTCTTGACCGCGATCGCAGCCGAGGCTGACAACGATGTCTAG
- a CDS encoding ABC transporter substrate-binding protein translates to MPLSTRPLLVVATAAAAALTLTSCTSREETPAAPASGGGPAASAQSVAPSADGCTLEKTGYPKVDLKTAVVGFSQSEKEANPFRIAETQSIKDEAAKLGIASDKLLVTNAQSDLNKQISDIKSMLDRGAQLLVVAPLNSDGLQPALDAAKAKKVPVVTIDRKVTSQPCTDYLTFIGSNFVEQGKRAAQEMARVTGGTGKVAILLGASGNNVTTDRTSGFKDELAKTAGLSVVAEQTGEFDRSKGQAVMEQLIQSHPDITAVYAENDEMGVGAVNALKTAGKTPGKDVKVVSIDGTRNAVQLIADGSYNAVIESNPRFGPLAFQTLQKFESGEAIPASIVITDDQYDETNASQKVGNAY, encoded by the coding sequence GTGCCGCTGTCCACCCGTCCCCTCCTGGTCGTCGCCACCGCGGCCGCCGCCGCGCTCACGCTCACCTCCTGCACCAGCCGGGAAGAGACCCCGGCCGCCCCCGCCAGCGGCGGCGGCCCCGCCGCGAGCGCCCAGTCCGTCGCGCCGAGCGCCGACGGCTGCACGCTCGAAAAGACCGGCTACCCCAAGGTCGACCTCAAGACCGCGGTCGTGGGTTTCTCCCAGTCCGAAAAGGAAGCCAACCCGTTCCGGATCGCCGAGACGCAGTCCATCAAGGACGAAGCCGCCAAGCTCGGCATCGCGAGCGACAAGCTGCTCGTCACCAACGCCCAGAGCGACCTCAACAAGCAGATCAGCGACATCAAGTCGATGCTCGACCGCGGCGCCCAGCTGCTCGTCGTCGCGCCGCTGAACTCCGACGGCCTCCAGCCGGCGCTCGACGCCGCCAAGGCCAAGAAGGTCCCGGTCGTCACCATCGACCGCAAGGTGACGTCGCAGCCGTGCACGGACTACCTGACCTTCATCGGCTCCAACTTCGTCGAGCAGGGCAAGCGCGCCGCGCAGGAGATGGCGCGGGTCACCGGCGGCACCGGCAAGGTCGCGATCCTGCTCGGCGCGTCCGGCAACAACGTCACCACCGACCGCACCTCCGGCTTCAAGGACGAGTTGGCCAAGACGGCCGGGCTGTCCGTGGTCGCCGAGCAGACCGGCGAGTTCGACCGCTCCAAGGGCCAGGCCGTGATGGAGCAGCTCATCCAGAGCCACCCGGACATCACCGCGGTGTACGCCGAGAACGACGAGATGGGCGTCGGCGCGGTCAACGCGCTCAAGACCGCGGGCAAGACGCCGGGCAAGGACGTCAAGGTCGTCTCGATCGACGGCACCCGCAACGCCGTGCAGCTCATCGCCGACGGCAGCTACAACGCCGTGATCGAGTCCAACCCGCGCTTCGGCCCGCTGGCCTTCCAGACGCTGCAGAAGTTCGAGAGCGGCGAGGCGATCCCGGCCAGCATCGTGATCACCGACGACCAGTACGACGAGACCAACGCGTCGCAGAAGGTCGGGAACGCGTACTGA
- a CDS encoding LacI family DNA-binding transcriptional regulator, translated as MTVTLKDVATLAGVSVKTVSNVVNGYAFVKPENRRRVEEALAATGYRPNVGARNLRRGRTGFLALMVPELSIPYFGELAGLVITAAQKRGWSVLIEQTQGTRSRERETLASLGPHLVDGALVHPEALEAADFPSPGEIPLVMLGEHAVDVPIDHVAIDNVLAARTAVSHLTSLGRTRIAAIGRNPARGTSSQRLAGYREALSAAGLSYSDTLVAPAEKWHRSVGSAAMKALLGLPSPPDAVFCFNDLLAIGAMRAVAELGLRVPEDVAIVGFDNNEESAFSLPSLTTIAPDKTALAEAAIDLVHRRITGDKAQPAQDIQTPFALEIRESTRGR; from the coding sequence GTGACCGTGACGCTCAAAGACGTCGCCACGCTCGCCGGAGTGTCGGTGAAGACGGTGTCGAACGTGGTGAACGGCTACGCCTTCGTCAAGCCGGAAAACCGGCGGCGGGTGGAGGAAGCACTGGCGGCGACGGGGTACCGGCCCAACGTCGGGGCGCGGAACCTGCGCCGCGGCCGCACGGGGTTCCTGGCGCTGATGGTGCCGGAGCTGTCCATCCCGTACTTCGGCGAGCTGGCCGGCCTGGTCATCACGGCCGCCCAGAAGCGCGGGTGGAGCGTCCTGATCGAACAGACGCAGGGCACGCGGTCCCGCGAGCGCGAGACGCTGGCGTCACTGGGCCCGCACCTGGTCGACGGCGCGCTGGTGCACCCGGAAGCCCTGGAGGCGGCGGACTTCCCGTCCCCGGGCGAGATCCCGCTGGTGATGCTGGGCGAGCACGCGGTGGACGTACCGATCGACCACGTGGCGATCGACAACGTCCTGGCCGCCCGCACGGCGGTGTCCCACCTGACTTCCCTGGGCCGGACGCGGATCGCGGCGATCGGGCGCAATCCCGCGCGTGGGACGTCTTCGCAGCGTCTGGCGGGCTACCGGGAGGCGCTGTCCGCCGCCGGTCTGTCCTATTCGGACACCTTGGTGGCGCCCGCCGAGAAGTGGCACCGCTCGGTGGGATCGGCGGCGATGAAGGCGCTGCTGGGCTTGCCGTCGCCGCCCGACGCGGTGTTCTGCTTCAACGACCTGCTGGCGATCGGCGCGATGCGCGCGGTGGCGGAGCTGGGGCTGCGGGTACCGGAGGACGTGGCCATCGTGGGCTTCGACAACAATGAGGAGAGCGCGTTTTCCCTCCCGTCGTTGACGACGATCGCCCCGGACAAGACGGCACTGGCCGAGGCGGCGATCGACCTGGTGCACCGGCGGATCACGGGGGACAAGGCGCAGCCGGCGCAGGACATCCAGACACCGTTCGCGCTGGAGATCCGGGAAAGCACCCGCGGCCGCTGA
- a CDS encoding AAA family ATPase — translation MLTTLAVENYRSLRDLVLPLSGLTVVTGPNGSGKSSLYRALRLLADASRNGAVAALAREGGLPSTLWAGPETVGRAVREGRTPVQGTVRSKAVGLRLGFAGDEFGYALDLGLPVPAESVFNLDPEFKREAVWSGPVLRPAALLADRAGPSVRTRVASGAWGEDRFEIRPSDSMLSEFADPRACPELLVLRERIRSWRFYDHFRTDAAAPARQSRIGTRTFVLSHDGADLAAALQTIIEVGHAADLESVVDAAFPGSRLSVAQADGTLSLRFHQHGLLRPLSAAELSDGTLRYLLWVAALLTPRPPELLVLNEPETSLHPDLLPALAVLIATAAKETQVVVVSHAASLIRALSEVAEVGTVELEKECGETKLVGQGRLDRPSWHWPAR, via the coding sequence ATGCTGACCACGCTGGCCGTCGAGAACTACCGTTCGCTGCGCGACCTGGTGCTGCCGCTGTCCGGCCTGACCGTCGTCACCGGCCCGAACGGCAGCGGCAAGTCGAGCCTCTACCGCGCCCTGCGCCTGCTGGCGGACGCGTCCCGCAACGGCGCGGTGGCGGCACTGGCCCGCGAAGGCGGCCTGCCGTCGACGCTGTGGGCCGGCCCGGAGACGGTCGGCCGCGCGGTGCGCGAAGGCCGTACCCCGGTCCAGGGCACGGTCCGTTCGAAGGCGGTCGGCCTCCGCCTGGGCTTCGCGGGCGACGAGTTCGGCTACGCGCTCGACCTCGGCCTGCCGGTGCCGGCCGAGTCGGTGTTCAACCTGGACCCGGAGTTCAAGCGCGAAGCGGTCTGGTCCGGCCCCGTCCTCCGGCCGGCCGCCCTGCTCGCCGACCGCGCGGGCCCGTCTGTCCGCACCCGCGTGGCGTCCGGCGCGTGGGGCGAGGACCGGTTCGAGATCCGGCCGTCCGACAGCATGCTGAGCGAGTTCGCGGACCCGCGTGCGTGCCCGGAACTGCTGGTCCTGCGCGAGCGCATCCGATCATGGCGCTTCTACGACCACTTCCGCACGGACGCCGCGGCCCCGGCCCGCCAATCCCGCATCGGCACCCGCACGTTCGTCCTGTCCCACGACGGCGCCGACCTGGCGGCGGCGTTGCAGACGATCATCGAGGTGGGCCACGCCGCGGACCTGGAGTCCGTCGTGGACGCGGCCTTCCCGGGCTCACGCCTCTCGGTGGCCCAGGCCGACGGCACGTTGTCGCTCCGCTTCCACCAGCACGGGTTGCTGCGCCCCCTGTCGGCGGCGGAGCTTTCGGACGGAACGCTGCGCTACCTGCTGTGGGTGGCGGCCCTGCTGACCCCGCGGCCACCGGAGCTGCTGGTGCTGAACGAACCGGAGACGAGCCTCCACCCGGACCTCCTCCCGGCGTTGGCGGTGTTGATCGCCACCGCGGCGAAGGAGACCCAGGTGGTGGTGGTTTCCCACGCGGCCTCCCTGATCCGGGCCTTGTCCGAGGTGGCGGAGGTGGGGACGGTGGAGCTGGAGAAGGAGTGCGGGGAGACGAAACTGGTGGGACAGGGCCGGCTGGACCGCCCTTCATGGCACTGGCCGGCCCGCTGA
- a CDS encoding CBM35 domain-containing protein, with amino-acid sequence MAARGRRALGALAGLTVIAGLLTAPAAQAGPEAQQPLAQKPYLGWSSWSLESTNYPGVNPTGPASWLTEAHVLQQADVLAAKFKQHGYTYVNIDAGWSNGFDEYARPVVNPTTFPDGMKYVADYVHRKGLKLGSYLAVGLDLKAYHDGISPIAGTTGCHTGDLVYPDLRKTNGWDSAYKIDFTNPCAQSYVDSVAKLLADWGVDFLKLDGVGPGSFKGGENYTNTTDVEAWHKAIAKTGRPMEFVVSWALSHRQADVWTANTNGWRVDTDVECYCDTLVTWDNSVKQRWNDVVQWIPDAGPGHWNNLDSLDVGSGKMDGLTEAERQSYLTLWAIEAAPLYLGDDLTQLDDYGVKLLTNDEVIAVDQAGIPAKPVSRTTEQQVWYNRNADGSYTVALFNLAATPARVAADFAQLGIAGPVEIRDLWAHRTVGGASADLPAHGSRLFKVTPRDRSALQAPAVVHGTAATGTSVSLAWDASKGAQNYDVFVNGRKATTVTGPGATVTGLRPSTAYDFTVVANPRYGRPSAPSERIGLTTPAAGGPTAYEAENGSPQGGATVYDCSCSNGKKVGYLGGSGYVVLPAVTVAKAGTYLLQLSYVDGDSSRTGIVTVNGTSFPLPVDGSNDSDWNTPQTTTLPVYLRAGANTIQIGNQAGYVYDVDKITV; translated from the coding sequence ATGGCAGCACGCGGCAGACGGGCCCTGGGTGCCCTCGCCGGACTGACGGTGATCGCCGGCCTGCTCACGGCCCCCGCGGCGCAAGCCGGACCGGAAGCGCAGCAGCCCCTCGCCCAGAAGCCCTACCTGGGCTGGAGCAGCTGGAGCCTCGAGTCGACGAACTACCCGGGCGTCAACCCGACCGGCCCGGCCAGCTGGCTCACCGAGGCCCACGTCCTCCAGCAGGCCGACGTCCTCGCCGCGAAGTTCAAGCAGCACGGCTACACCTACGTCAACATCGACGCCGGCTGGTCGAACGGCTTCGACGAGTACGCCCGCCCGGTCGTCAACCCCACGACCTTCCCGGACGGCATGAAGTACGTCGCCGACTACGTCCACCGCAAGGGCCTCAAGCTCGGCTCGTACCTGGCCGTCGGCCTGGACCTCAAGGCCTACCACGACGGCATCTCGCCGATCGCGGGCACCACGGGCTGCCACACCGGCGACCTCGTCTACCCGGACCTGCGCAAGACCAACGGCTGGGACTCCGCCTACAAGATCGACTTCACGAACCCGTGCGCGCAGTCCTACGTGGACTCCGTGGCGAAGCTGCTGGCCGATTGGGGCGTCGACTTCCTCAAGCTCGACGGCGTCGGCCCCGGCTCCTTCAAAGGCGGCGAGAACTACACGAACACCACCGACGTCGAGGCGTGGCACAAGGCGATCGCCAAGACCGGCCGCCCGATGGAGTTCGTCGTCTCCTGGGCGCTCAGCCACCGCCAGGCCGACGTCTGGACGGCCAACACGAACGGGTGGCGCGTCGACACCGACGTCGAGTGCTACTGCGACACGCTGGTGACTTGGGACAACTCGGTCAAGCAGCGCTGGAACGACGTCGTGCAGTGGATCCCCGACGCCGGCCCCGGGCACTGGAACAACCTCGACTCCCTCGACGTCGGCAGCGGCAAGATGGACGGGCTCACCGAAGCCGAGCGTCAGAGTTACCTGACGCTGTGGGCGATCGAAGCCGCGCCGCTCTACCTCGGCGACGACCTGACCCAGCTCGACGACTACGGCGTCAAGCTGCTGACCAACGACGAGGTCATCGCGGTCGACCAGGCCGGGATCCCGGCCAAGCCGGTGAGCCGGACGACCGAGCAGCAGGTCTGGTACAACCGCAACGCCGACGGCAGCTACACGGTGGCGCTGTTCAACCTGGCCGCCACGCCCGCCCGTGTCGCCGCGGACTTCGCGCAGCTCGGCATCGCCGGCCCGGTCGAGATCCGCGACCTCTGGGCGCACCGCACCGTCGGCGGCGCCTCGGCCGACCTGCCGGCCCACGGTTCCCGGCTGTTCAAGGTCACCCCGCGAGACCGCTCCGCGCTCCAGGCGCCCGCGGTCGTGCACGGCACGGCGGCCACCGGCACCAGCGTCTCCCTGGCCTGGGACGCCTCGAAGGGCGCGCAGAACTACGACGTCTTCGTGAACGGCCGGAAGGCCACCACGGTGACCGGCCCGGGCGCCACCGTCACCGGTCTCCGGCCGTCGACCGCGTACGACTTCACGGTGGTGGCGAACCCGCGGTACGGCAGGCCGTCGGCGCCCAGCGAGCGGATCGGCCTGACCACGCCCGCCGCCGGCGGCCCCACGGCCTACGAGGCGGAAAACGGCAGCCCGCAAGGCGGAGCGACCGTCTACGACTGCTCGTGCAGCAACGGGAAGAAGGTCGGCTACCTCGGCGGCAGCGGGTACGTCGTGCTGCCGGCGGTGACCGTCGCCAAGGCGGGCACCTACCTGCTGCAGCTGTCCTACGTGGACGGTGACTCCAGCCGCACCGGGATCGTCACGGTGAACGGCACCTCGTTCCCGCTGCCGGTCGACGGGAGCAACGATAGCGACTGGAACACGCCGCAGACGACGACCCTTCCGGTGTACCTGCGGGCCGGGGCCAACACCATCCAGATCGGCAACCAGGCAGGCTATGTCTACGACGTCGACAAGATCACCGTCTAG
- a CDS encoding carbohydrate ABC transporter permease, with translation MFFAYPTLRGLYLSFTEFHVLTAPRWIGLGNFRQLFADGTFWHSLLVTLYFVGLSVVLGVLVSLVTAVILHRLAVPATVRGLLILPFLISGVVTALVWSWMLDPQLGIVNVVLTKLTGQPVLFFGDGDWAVPALAGLNVWKSMGYNAVLIFAGLQTIPSTVYEAGRIDGASELQMFRRLTVPLLRPILVMVVVLTVISSFQVFDIVQVTTKGGPADASKVLQMYIYDKAFGQFDFGYAATMSLALFVLLAAITFAQLRMARAGEPDTD, from the coding sequence GTGTTCTTCGCCTACCCGACCCTGCGCGGGCTCTACCTCAGCTTCACCGAGTTCCACGTCCTCACCGCGCCGCGCTGGATCGGGCTCGGGAACTTCCGGCAGCTGTTCGCCGACGGCACGTTCTGGCACTCGCTGCTCGTCACGCTCTACTTCGTCGGGCTGTCGGTGGTGCTGGGCGTGCTGGTTTCGCTGGTGACGGCGGTGATCCTGCACCGGCTGGCGGTGCCGGCCACCGTCCGCGGGCTGCTGATCCTGCCGTTCCTCATCTCCGGCGTGGTCACCGCGCTGGTCTGGTCGTGGATGCTCGACCCGCAGCTCGGCATCGTCAACGTCGTGCTCACGAAGCTCACCGGGCAGCCGGTGCTGTTCTTCGGCGACGGGGACTGGGCGGTGCCGGCGCTCGCCGGGCTCAACGTCTGGAAGTCCATGGGCTACAACGCGGTGCTGATCTTCGCCGGACTGCAGACCATTCCATCCACTGTGTACGAAGCCGGCCGGATCGACGGCGCGAGCGAGCTCCAGATGTTCCGGCGGCTCACCGTGCCGCTGCTGCGGCCGATCCTGGTGATGGTCGTGGTGCTGACCGTGATCAGCTCGTTCCAGGTCTTCGACATCGTGCAGGTCACCACCAAGGGCGGCCCCGCGGACGCGTCGAAGGTGCTGCAGATGTACATCTACGACAAGGCGTTCGGCCAGTTCGACTTCGGCTACGCCGCCACCATGTCCCTCGCCCTGTTCGTGCTGCTGGCCGCGATCACCTTCGCCCAGCTGCGGATGGCTCGCGCGGGCGAGCCGGACACCGACTAG
- a CDS encoding carbohydrate ABC transporter permease, which translates to MRRISPGRVVAWAYLAVVLVGTIFPFYWIVRTALSNNYAMATDPSSLLPVGTTAGAFERALGLATPAEAAAQGGSAASLDLLLALRNSVVYAVLLTVCAVFFSALAAYAFSRLRWKGRNGVFAVLLTALMVPQVLTLLPNFVLIKDLGLLNSFGGMVLPTAFFSAFNIFFLRQFMLGLSNEVEEAAIVDGAGPLRVCFRIVLPMSAAPIATLSLLTFITTWNDYLWPLLVTSDDTVRPLTLALAVFKQSSPQAALDWAGLMAATLVAALPMLLLFVVFGRRLVDSIGFTGLK; encoded by the coding sequence GTGCGTCGGATTTCCCCCGGCCGGGTCGTCGCCTGGGCGTACCTCGCGGTCGTCCTGGTGGGCACGATCTTCCCGTTCTACTGGATCGTCCGTACCGCGTTGTCGAACAACTACGCGATGGCGACGGACCCGTCGTCGCTGCTGCCGGTCGGCACGACGGCCGGCGCGTTCGAACGCGCGCTCGGCCTCGCGACCCCGGCGGAAGCCGCGGCGCAAGGCGGTTCGGCGGCGTCGCTCGACCTGCTGCTCGCGCTGCGGAACTCGGTGGTCTACGCGGTCCTGCTCACCGTCTGCGCGGTGTTCTTCTCCGCGCTCGCCGCGTACGCGTTCTCGCGGCTGCGGTGGAAGGGCCGCAACGGCGTGTTCGCCGTGCTGCTGACCGCGCTGATGGTGCCGCAGGTGCTGACGCTGCTGCCGAACTTCGTCCTGATCAAGGACCTGGGCCTGCTCAACAGCTTCGGCGGGATGGTCCTGCCGACGGCGTTCTTCTCCGCGTTCAACATCTTCTTCCTGCGCCAGTTCATGCTCGGGCTCAGCAACGAGGTCGAGGAGGCCGCGATCGTCGACGGCGCCGGGCCGCTGCGCGTCTGCTTCCGGATCGTGCTGCCGATGAGCGCGGCGCCGATCGCGACGCTGTCCCTGCTGACGTTCATCACCACCTGGAACGACTACCTGTGGCCGCTGCTGGTCACCAGCGACGACACCGTCCGCCCGCTCACCCTGGCGCTCGCGGTGTTCAAGCAGTCCTCGCCGCAGGCGGCGCTGGACTGGGCCGGCCTGATGGCCGCCACGCTCGTCGCCGCGCTGCCGATGCTGCTGCTGTTCGTGGTGTTCGGCCGCCGGCTCGTCGATTCCATCGGCTTCACGGGGTTGAAATGA
- a CDS encoding glycoside hydrolase N-terminal domain-containing protein, with amino-acid sequence MTDLLLSWPHPAADWTEAMPLGNGRLGAMVFGGAGRTRIQVNDATVWSGTPDGPAAALAAVDAGPDKLAEVREAVSARDFRRAEKLLMAFEGRYSQEFLPYVDLWLTLPDGISHGRTLDLDSGVATEKLTIGGHDVERTTWVSRPAQVLCVALSGPIDVGVEVSTPLREVSRAGLDLGIEIPVDGAPRHEPQVEEPLRYGTAEGYDPFGAVSVRIARTGSGVLIVLASSTSAYDAWIGDRRHTRDEHRRRAAVLAERAAATGAAELRRAHEADLRPLLAASSLRIGERRGGTHDVAGLLSGADEQLTATVLFQYGRYLLASASRPGAPPANLQGIWNDELRPAWSSNYTININTQMNYWAAETTGLGECHQPLFDLLGKLAVTGAAVARELYGARGWVAHHNTDPWGWALPAGMGHGNPSWALWQMGGAWLVQHAWDHYDFTRDRAFLERTAWPLLRGCAEFCLDWLVEHDGFLGTCPSTSPENLFLSEAGTKESLTHSATMDLVLIRAVFERSLAAAETLGVYDPVCTEIEAALPRLRPLPVLPDGRLGEWAEDRPEEDPAHRHLSHLVALYPLGQLDTPGLVEAARRVLDRRGPGAMGWSWAWKIALRARLGDGETARKLLGEATQPFTGDRHRDAPVDGSEWGGLLPNLFSTHPPFQIDGNYGFPAGLAELVVQSQNGVLALLPALPADWPSGEARGLRCRGGLAADVEWRDGELRYAVVRRLSGDPAEPVRVRYRGRETTLSLRTGESTVLKGLRC; translated from the coding sequence ATGACCGATCTCCTGCTCTCCTGGCCGCACCCGGCCGCCGACTGGACCGAGGCGATGCCCCTCGGCAACGGCCGGCTCGGCGCGATGGTCTTCGGCGGCGCGGGCCGCACGCGGATCCAGGTCAACGACGCCACCGTGTGGTCCGGCACCCCGGACGGCCCGGCCGCCGCGCTGGCCGCCGTCGACGCCGGACCGGACAAGCTCGCCGAAGTGCGGGAAGCCGTGTCCGCGCGGGACTTCCGGCGCGCCGAGAAACTCCTGATGGCGTTCGAAGGCCGGTACAGCCAGGAGTTCCTGCCCTATGTGGACCTCTGGCTGACGCTGCCCGACGGGATTTCGCACGGCCGCACCCTCGACCTGGACAGCGGCGTCGCCACCGAAAAGCTCACCATCGGCGGCCACGACGTCGAGCGCACGACGTGGGTGAGCCGGCCGGCGCAGGTCCTGTGCGTCGCGCTGTCCGGCCCGATCGACGTCGGTGTCGAGGTGTCGACACCGCTGCGGGAGGTGTCGCGCGCTGGGCTGGACCTGGGCATCGAGATCCCGGTCGACGGGGCGCCGCGGCACGAGCCGCAGGTCGAGGAGCCGCTGCGGTACGGGACCGCCGAGGGCTACGACCCGTTCGGCGCGGTTTCCGTCCGGATCGCCCGGACCGGGTCCGGCGTCTTGATCGTCCTGGCCAGCTCCACCAGTGCGTACGACGCCTGGATCGGCGACCGCCGGCACACCCGGGACGAGCACCGGCGCCGCGCGGCCGTCCTCGCCGAGCGCGCCGCCGCGACCGGGGCGGCCGAACTGCGCCGGGCGCACGAAGCCGACCTCCGGCCGTTGCTCGCCGCCTCCTCGCTCAGGATCGGCGAGCGCCGCGGCGGCACCCACGACGTCGCCGGACTGCTTTCGGGCGCGGACGAACAGCTCACCGCGACCGTGCTCTTCCAGTACGGGCGCTACCTCCTGGCGAGCGCGTCCCGGCCCGGCGCGCCACCCGCGAACCTGCAGGGCATCTGGAACGACGAGCTCCGCCCGGCCTGGTCGTCGAACTACACGATCAACATCAACACCCAGATGAACTACTGGGCCGCGGAGACGACCGGGCTCGGCGAGTGCCACCAGCCGCTGTTCGACCTGCTCGGCAAGCTCGCGGTGACCGGCGCCGCCGTCGCGCGTGAGCTGTACGGCGCCCGCGGCTGGGTCGCCCACCACAACACCGACCCGTGGGGCTGGGCGCTGCCGGCGGGCATGGGGCACGGCAACCCGTCCTGGGCGCTGTGGCAGATGGGCGGTGCCTGGCTCGTCCAGCACGCCTGGGACCACTACGACTTCACCCGCGACCGGGCCTTCCTCGAGCGCACGGCGTGGCCGCTGCTGCGCGGCTGCGCCGAGTTCTGCCTGGACTGGCTGGTCGAGCACGACGGCTTCCTCGGCACCTGCCCGTCGACCTCGCCGGAGAACCTGTTCCTCTCCGAGGCCGGGACGAAGGAGTCGCTGACGCATTCGGCGACCATGGACCTCGTCCTGATCCGCGCGGTGTTCGAGCGGAGCCTCGCCGCCGCGGAGACGCTCGGGGTGTACGACCCGGTGTGCACCGAGATCGAGGCCGCGCTGCCGAGGCTGCGCCCGCTGCCCGTGCTGCCGGACGGGCGGCTGGGGGAGTGGGCCGAAGACCGGCCCGAAGAAGATCCGGCGCACCGGCACCTGTCCCACCTCGTCGCGCTGTACCCGCTGGGGCAGCTCGACACCCCGGGACTGGTGGAAGCGGCCCGGCGGGTCCTGGACCGGCGGGGACCGGGCGCGATGGGCTGGTCCTGGGCCTGGAAGATCGCGCTGCGCGCCCGGCTCGGCGACGGCGAGACCGCGCGGAAACTCCTCGGCGAGGCGACCCAGCCGTTCACCGGCGACCGCCACCGCGACGCCCCGGTCGACGGCTCCGAGTGGGGCGGGCTGCTGCCCAACCTGTTCAGCACGCACCCGCCGTTCCAGATCGACGGCAACTACGGCTTCCCGGCCGGGCTCGCGGAACTGGTGGTGCAGAGCCAGAACGGCGTGCTCGCGCTGCTGCCCGCGCTGCCGGCGGACTGGCCGTCCGGGGAGGCCCGCGGCCTGCGCTGCCGCGGCGGGCTCGCCGCCGACGTCGAGTGGCGCGACGGCGAACTGCGCTACGCGGTCGTCCGGCGCCTGTCCGGCGACCCGGCCGAGCCGGTCCGGGTGCGCTACCGCGGCCGGGAAACCACGCTGTCGCTGCGGACCGGCGAGTCGACCGTCCTGAAAGGACTTCGATGCTGA